The DNA region TGACATAATAAAACTTACTTTTGAAAGAGTTATTGGTAACCTATCAACGGTTCTTCCTATCCCTATTCCCCAAGTAAATCCAGGATTTCTGATTTCTTGTGCGCCATAGGCCATTTGCGTTAGCAATAGAAACATAAGTAGTATAATCATTTTTGTTTTCATTTTTTGTTCCTCCGTTTTTTTTTGAGAGTTGTAACAACTTCTGGTGCCTATACAAATGCATTTTCTATGCCACGATTTTTTATCTAAGGGGACTACTGATATTTGTTATATTGTTTTCTTACCTGTCGACATTGCTGTGGTTGTTAAGAATCTCGACACTTAAAATGGTATATCGGGCAATATACAGAAAAAATTATGAATGACAAATCATGTATAGCTATTAACTGACTTGTAATTATGTATAAATAACAGCTTATCACATTGGTTTTTTCCCGATATAATCAGGGCAGAGATTATATCGGTTCTTGTTATCTCCATATTTTTTTGTTTGGTTATCGAGATGAGATATCTTCTGAGTTTAGCGCTAGTTTTTTTCCTTCCTCTCTATGGATATAGTGAAATCAGGAAGGTCGGTACCTTAATCCCTTCTAAAAATTCTACCCGCTATCACCCGGTTAAGGTACAAAAACCGATATTTTCAGGAAGTCATCGTAGGCCACGGGTTGCGCTGACGCTTGATGATGGTCAGCATTGCGATTATCGGATACTAGAGCTTTTGGTTTCATATAACATTCGATGTACAGCTTTTATTAAGGGAGATGTTGCGGAGAAAAATAAAAGGTTAATAAAAAAATTGGATGAGATGCATTGGGAAATTTGCAATCATACTTATAGTCATGCTTATTTGACACGTGAAAGTGATCGGGAAATTGTTACAGATATTAAGAAAGCTCAGGGATTTATCTATAAGACAACCGGTAAATTCTATCCATATTTAAGGCCGCCCTATGGGAAGTATAACAAAAGAGTAAACGTTTTAGCTGCGCAATTAGGGTATCGTTTGGTTCTGTGGGATAATTCATTGTGTGATACCGGAAAAACTGCAAGTACTGACAAACAGGTACGATTTGTCGAGCAGCATTTGCGCAATGGGAATATTATTCTGTGCCATTTCGGAGGCCTTAATACCTATGAAGTGCTAAAAATTATTATTCCTGAAATCTTGAGGCGCGGCTATACTTTTTGTACGATTTCTGAGCTCTTAGCAGGTTAGGCTCTCGGCTTGATTAACCTGCTCATCAGGACATTTACGTACCGGTAAAGTCCGAGTTCTTGAATAATGCCTGCAGATCGATTATTTGAGCTATTTTTCTGATGCTTCGTTAGCTTTGTCTTCGAGGTTTCCTAGGAGTATCTTGAGGAAATCGTAGATGAATTTCATATAATATATATAGCCTAATTTGTCCGGGTATTTTTGCTGGTAATAATTGTGAATATCGTTAAACGTATTTTTTCTGTCTTCTTCGGGAAGCATGTTATAAAGACGAATAATGTTTAGCGAAAACTCTTTGTCAATCTCTCTGTCGGGCCAAGGTGCCGTTAGAATCTCTTGTTCTGATACGTTTCCAGGATCTTTTGTTCTCATTTGTGATACCTCTTTTTTAATTTATTCAGGCGGATCTTTGCTCGGTTAAAGTGTCTTCATCGGAGCTTCTTTGTTTGCGGATATGTGACTTAGACTGCTTCTATTATTCTA from Candidatus Margulisiibacteriota bacterium includes:
- a CDS encoding chitooligosaccharide deacetylase; translation: MRYLLSLALVFFLPLYGYSEIRKVGTLIPSKNSTRYHPVKVQKPIFSGSHRRPRVALTLDDGQHCDYRILELLVSYNIRCTAFIKGDVAEKNKRLIKKLDEMHWEICNHTYSHAYLTRESDREIVTDIKKAQGFIYKTTGKFYPYLRPPYGKYNKRVNVLAAQLGYRLVLWDNSLCDTGKTASTDKQVRFVEQHLRNGNIILCHFGGLNTYEVLKIIIPEILRRGYTFCTISELLAG